ACGCCAAGAATATTGGCTTGCTTCTCAATACCAAAAACATCTATTTAGTTCCATTTGGGCAAGACGACCCTTATAATAAAGCTAATTCCTTAATGTCTAGGATGGATTTGATAATCGATACCATAGAGTACGCTTTACAGGGGAAGCAAATCCAGCCAGTGCTGATTCAGTATGCGGTTGGGCAGGAATCGGCTTGAACTAGGTGGATTTGGGCCCGGAAACCAATTTGCAGGAGGTTTTGCACCTGATGTCTTTATATAATGTTGCAATAGTTGGGACTGGGGCTGTTGGGGAGACAATGGTACAAGTGCTAGAAGAAAGGCGCTTCCCTGTCAAGCATCTTAAGCTTTTGGCTACCTCCCGGTCGGCCGGTAAACAGGTCTTGTTTCAGGGAGAACAGCATACAGTTGAAGCTACTGAACAGGATTCCTTTCGTGGCATTGACATTGCCCTGTTTGCTGGCGGCAAAGCTAGCCAAGAATTTGCCCATGCTGCGGTGGAGGCAGGGGCGGTGGTCATTGACAACAGTAGCACCTTTCGTTTGGACCCCGAGGTTCCTCTCGTAGTTCCGGAGGTAAATGCCAATGATGCTAAGGAGCACCATGGCATAATTGCCAACCCCAACTGTTCGACAATCATAATGGTGGTGCCGCTAAAGCCAATTTATGATGCTGTAGGTATAAGCAGGGTAGTGGTTTCTACCTATCAGGCGGTTTCTGGGGCTGGACGAGAGGCCATGGTCGAGCTTTGGGAGCAGACCCAAGATGTGATCTTTGACCGGCCATTTACGCCCAAGGCTTTCCCCCACCAAATCGCCTTCAACCTCATTCCCCATATCGATGTCTTTATGGAGAATGGTTACACCAAAGAAGAAATGAAGATGGTAAAAGAAACCCAGAAGATTTTGCACGATCCTGATATTAGGATATCCGCGACTACAGTCAGAGTACCAGTTCTGCGCAGTCATTCGGAAGCCATTAATATTGAGATTAACCAGGACATTTCCCTAGAGGAAGTAAGAGAGCTGCTATCGCAAGCCCCTGGGGTTAGAGTAATAGATAACCCGGATCAGTTATCTTACCCCATGCCTATTGATGCTTCGGGCCAAGATGATATACTGGTAGGTCGCCTTCGCAAAGATATTTCCTGCTCTAACGGCCTGGTTCTTTGGGTTGTGGGAGACCAGTTACGGAAGGGCGCTGCCACCAATGCCATACAGATAGCTGAGTTGCTCATCAGCTGAAGAGGCGGTGAGTGTCGTGCCTATCCTGGTACAAAAATTTGGCGGGACGTCTTCAGCCACCCCGGAGGCCCGCTCACAGGTGCTGGCAAAAATCATCCATGGGGTAGAAACTGGGCACCAAGTGGTGGTAGTAGTATCTGCTATGGGCCGAAGCGGGGACCCCTATGCCACAGACACGCTTCTGGCCCTGGCTAACAGCGTAACTACGGCTTTTCCAGAGCGAGAGCTTGATCTCTTGTTGTCTTGTGGCGAAATCATTGCTGCCGTTTTAATCGCTGCGTCCCTCAATGAAGCTGGGTATCAAGCCCAAGCTTTGACAGGCAGCCAAGCAGGCATTATCACCGATGATAACCATGGGCAAGCCCGTATTATGGAGGTGCAGCCTACTCGCTTACGTGATCTGCTGGCCAGAAACATAATTCCCGTAGTGACTGGCTTCCAGGGGGCAACCAGGGAAGGGAACGTTACTACCCTAGGTAGGGGAGGTAGCGATATAACTGCAGCTGCGCTAGGAGTTGCGTTGCAAGCTCAGGCCATCGAGATCTATACTGATGTAGACGGCGTTAAGACGGCCGATCCTTTGCTTGTCAAAGAAGCTAAGACCTTGCCGGTAGTGACTTACAACGAAATAGTGAACTTAGCTTATGAAGGTGCCAAAGTCATTCACCCGCGAGCGGTGGAAATCGCTAGTGAGGGCAACATCCCTGTCTACATTAAATCAACCTTTGCGCCCAATAACGACCCGGGTACTTTGGTTACCAATATACCGGAAATTAGTGCCTATGCGCGAATACGAGGAGACCGACCTATTACTGGCATTACTTATGTTCGAAATATCACCCAGATAACCCTTAGAAGGGAAGATAACAGTGGTCCGCAATTCTTAGACTGCTTTCGTTTTCTAGCTGAGGCTAAAATAAGTATTGATTTTATCAACTTAACACCCGAGTGGATTGCTTTTACGGTTGCCAATGAGGTAACCTCACAAGCAGAACAGGTCCTGAATAGGCATGGATTAAGATTTAGATCCAGGCCCAATTGCGCTAAAGTAGCTGCCGTAGGGGCGGGGATGACAGGACTACCCGGAATTATGGCAGGAATAGTTGAGGCTTTACGCAATAAGGGTATTACGGTTTTGCAATCAGCAGACTCTTACACTACCATCTGGTGCTTGGTGGATGAGGGGGATTTAGAGGCGGCCGTACAGGCTTTGCATGACAACTTTAAGCTGGGCGAATGAAGGAGGCTGCAAGCAAGATGAAGGATTTTGGACGAGTCATTACTGCTATGGTTACGCCGTTCAAGCGGGACCAGCAACAAAGCGTCAATTATCAAGCCGCGCAGGAACTAGCAGCCTATCTGGTGGAACATGGTTCCGATGGTATCGTGGTTTCGGGGACGACTGGAGAGTCTCCTACCCTATCTGCCCAGGAGAAGCTGGACTTGATTAAAGCAGTCAAAGAAGCGGTTGGCCAAAGAGCGAAAATAATAGCTGGTACGGGCAGCAATTCTACCAGCGCTTCAATTGAACTGACCAAAAAAGTAGAGGCTCTGGATGTGGATGCTGTTCTCTTGGTAGTGCCTTACTATAACCGTCCTTCCCAGGAGGGTTTGTACCAACACTTTGCTAGCATTGCTCGCAATACTAGCTTACCCTGTATTATATATAATGTTCCTTCCAGGACTGGGCGCAACTTAGAGCCCAAAACCCTGGTGAGGCTGGCAGAAGTAGATAATATTGTCGCAGTGAAGGAAGCCAGCGGAGACTTGAACCAAGCAACGGAATTGGCTTCTTTGTTACCGGAGGATTTCTTGATCTACTCTGGGGATGATGCTTTGACCTTGCCCATCTTGTCGGTGGGTGGGTATGGGGTAATCAGTGTAGCTTCCCATGTTGCTGGCGTCCAGATTCAAAAAGTAATAAGCAGCTACGTATCCGGAAGGGTAAAACAGGCGGCCCAGATCAATTCTCAACTCTTCCCCCTTTACAAGGTAATCTTTATTAATACCAACCCCATTCCAATTAAGGCTGCTGTCAACCTCATTGGCATAGACGTGGGCATCCCGAGGTTGCCGCTGGTGGAGGCTAGCCCACAAGAGATCGCTTCCATCCGGGAGGTTATGGTGAGATTAGGGCTTATTAGCTAGCAAGTAATAACCTAAATCTTAGCGTAAAATAATCATGGGATTTCCCATTCTCTCCCATGGAAAGCTAAGGGCCTAAAAAAGTTGAGACCTCACTCCGAAGTGGGAATTGAAAGGGGGAATGAGGTCTCATGAATAACTTTTCTGAAACCAGAATACCGCATGAGGCCGCTACTTTCAAGGATATTTTACAGTGGGTTTTCGGGATGGTGGCAAAATCCTTTGCCCGCCATATAGGACATCTCTTAACCGCCATGGACCAGGCCCTGGCGGTAAGGAACAAACTTTGTTATACCATGCGGGGGTGGGAGTCCATAGGCAAAAGGAAGAGGACCATCGTTAGCCTGTTTGACCTTGAGATCACCTACTACCCTGCGGGTACCGGAAGAGCATCGAAGGCCAGCTCGCCTACCGCTACCCCCTGGATGAGGCCCTCTTTGAGGACGGAGAGCTCCCATCTACCCGAGACCAGATCGAGACCGCTTTCCGGGAAAAAAGCCGGTCTTCTCCCTGCTGCCATAAGCTCAACCTGCCGTCCTTTGCCAAAGAGGACCTGGTTTGTTCATTCGGACTGTTAGAATATGGCTCCTCTCACTTTCGAAGGATGCGCTACTCTAAAAAGACTGTGGCTATTTATACTTTAGTGGGTATATAGCTCTTCCGCCATCTTAAGCCACCTCTTTGGTGTCTCCCCTTCAGCGGATGCCATCTTAATCTGGATCAAGAAGGTGGCCTTATGCTTTTACCGAGAGGTTGGGCAAGTAGAGCTTTTGGCGTTCGGAAGGCGGTTGGCCAGATTAAGCGTTTTAGGTGCCCCATAGCGGGCTGTCAACGGGCTAACTGGCTAGATTTCTGCAGGGTGATGCTCGGGCATCCTGAAACTTTATGGGCAACGCAAATCGCTTAATTGCTAAACTGTTGCTCGAGCAAGTGCAGTATGTTATAATGACGTTGCGTGAGGATGGATCTCAGTAGAAGAGTGGGTTTTCCCACTCTTTATTACTTCATTAAAAGGCTGTCGGGATCAAGCGGCTCAGGAGGTGGACAGGGTGGGTTCTTTAAAAAATCGTATCCGATCAATGACAGAGCCTCTTATTAGTAACATGGGTTATGAGCTAGTTGACGTGGAATACGCCAAAGAAGGCAAGGAATGGTTTCTCCGTTTTTACGTAGATTCGCCATCAGGAATTACACTAGATGACTGCGAAAGGCTCAGCTACACCTTGAGCGAGCTCCTAGACCGTGAAGACCCTGTGCCTCACGCTTACAATTTACAGGTTTCTTCTCCCGGCTTAGAGAGGCCTCTAAAGAAACCGTCCGATTTCGCCAGATTCGCTGGACGAATGATAACTTTAAAGACTACTCAACCTCTTGAGGGGCACCGTAAGTGGAAGGGGCAAATAGTAAGCGCTCATGAAGAAGGCATAGTGTTGAGGACAGGCGATGTCGAGATGGAGATACCATACGGCCTGATTTCCTCGGCTCGGTTGGCAATTTATTGAGAAAGGTAGGCGGCCACAATTGAACGCGGAATTCATACAAGCATTAAGGGATATTGAAAGGGATAAGGGCATTCCTGCTGACGTTCTTTTGGAGGCGGTGGAGGCGGCCTTGATGTCCGCCTACAAAAAGAATTTTGGTTCCTCACAAAATATCCGCATTACAATGGACCGCAATAGTGGTGAGATCAGCGTGTTGGCCGCCAAGACAGTGGTAGACCAGGTTGAGGATACAAACAATCAAATCTCATTGCAGGAAGCTAGAACTATTAACCCCAATTACGAGCCTGGTGATGTGGTGGAAATAGAGGTCACTCCCAAGGCCTTTGGGCGCATTGCCGCTCAGACTGCTAAGCAAGTGGTAGTACAAAGAATTCGAGAGGCTGAACGGGCCTTGGTCTATGAGGAGTTTGCCAATCGTGAAGCTGACATTGTGACTGGAGTTGTGCGGCGGTATGAAATGCGCAACGTTTATATAGATCTGGGGCGAGCTGAAGCCGTAATGTTGCCCAGCGACCAGATTCCGTCGGAAAGGTACCGGCAGGGTGAACGGCTCAAGGTATATATTACGGAAGTAAAGAGAACTAGCAAGGGTCCGCAAATCCTTGTGTCTCGGACTCACCCTGGACTAGTGAAACGTCTGTTTGAGTTGGAGGTACCGGAAATCCGGGACGGGATAGTTGAAATAAAGGCTATTGCCAGAGAACCAGGGGCTCGTTCCAAAGTAGCTATGGCCTCAAGGGACCAGTTGGTGGATCCAGTAGGCACGTGTGTAGGCCATCGAGGAATGCGGGTGCAGGCAATAGTAAACGAGCTCAGGGGCGAAAAAATCGATGTAGTGCGGTGGGATGCTGATCCAGCCACTTATGTTGCCAATGCCTTAAGTCCAGCCAAAGTAGTTTCGGTCCGTATTGACGGAGATAGCAAATTGGCCCAAGTCATTGTTCCCGATTACCAATTGTCCCTTGCGATTGGTAAGGAAGGGCAAAACGCTCGGTTGGCAGCCAAGTTAACCGGTTGGCGTATCGATATCAAAAGCGAATCTAAGGCGCTAGAGGAGCGTCAAAACGAAGGGGAAGGTGATGATGTCTAGGTCAAGGCGAATTCCCCAGAGAATGTGCATTGGGTGCCGGCAACGCTACAACAAGCGGGATTTAGTACGCATAGTAAGAACCCCAGAGGGAGCGGTGGTTGTTGACCCGACTGGAAAACGTTCAGGTAGAGGGGCCTACCTTTGCCTACAAGAAGAGTGCTTGGCCAAATCCCTGAAAGCTAAAATCTTGGAAAAGGCATTGATGGTGCCCATCGCTGCGGATACAGCCGAAGACTTGGCTAAGCAAATTGGCGAGTTAGTCAAGATTAAATCCAAAGAGGGGATGAAACTTCCCATGAAGTAGCATACATTTCCAAGGAGGTGATTGAATGGCTAAAACTCGGGTTTATGAGCTTGGCCGAGAGCTGGATCTAAGTACTAAAGAGATGATGAACTTATTGCACAACCTAGGAATTACCGTCAAAAGCCATATGAGCACCCTTGAAGAGCACGAAATTGAACTAGTTAGGAACCGTGCAGGCGGCCGCGATCAAGATGCGTTGATCCAAGAAAAGGCTGAGGAAAAAGAAAAAAAAGGGGAAAAGGAAGCCGCCGGTAAAAGCCCAGGTCAGCCGAAAGTCTCTACCCAGGACCAACAAATGAAGCGAGTCGAAACCCGAAACCCGAGAGCGCTAACTACAAGCGTGAGCAAGAAGCCGGCTAAGAGCGAGCCCTTGGCTACCCTTTTCCATAACAAGGATTTCGAGCATGACGAACATGAGCCGGCTATGCCTCGGAGACAAAGAATTCGTAAACGCCCTTCTGAGGAAAGGGGTTTTAGGAAGGGTAAGGCACATCAAAAAAAGCTGAGGGCACAAGTACCCATTCCTACCGTACGTAAGAAAATAACCCTCGAGAGCGATATTAGTGTTCAAGAGCTGGCAAGGGCTATTGGCAAAACCAGCAGCCAGGTCATTAGCAAGCTGATGGAGCTTGGTACTATGGTAACAGTCACCCAGATCGTTGACATAGATACTGCGGCTGTGGTTGCTAGCGAACTGGGTGTTGAAGTTGAGATCAAGCAAAGGCAAAACTTGTTGGAGCTGACGGAGGAGGCTGATGATCCTTCACAGTTGGTCCCAAGGCCACCGGTGGTGACAGTCATGGGTCACGTGGACCATGGCAAAACTTCTCTTCTTGATGCTATTAGGCAAACCAACGTTACCGAAGAAGAGCCGGGCGGCATCACCCAACACATAGGCGCTTATCAGGTCGAAGTCCAAGGCAAGAAGATAACCTTTATAGACACGCCAGGCCATGAGGCATTTACAGCCATGCGAGCCAGGGGTGCCCAAGCTACCGATATTGCTGTATTAGTAGTGGCGGCTGATGATGGGGTGATGCCACAAACAGTGGAGGCTATTAACCACGCTAAGGCTGCCGGGGTGCCCATCGTAGTGGCTTTAAATAAGATCGATAAAGCTGATGCTCAACCCGACCGAATCAAACAGCAGTTATCAGACTACGGATTGATTCCTGAAGAGTGGGGAGGAGATACCGTAGTAGTGCCTGTTTCTGCCGTATATAAGACCAACATCGACCAGCTGCTGGAGATGATACTCTTAGTAGCCGACCTCGCAGAACTTAGGGCTAATCCCAATCGGCCGGCGCGAGGGGTAATTATTGAGGCCGAACTGGACCGTCGGCAAGGTCCCGTAGCCACGGTTCTGATCAAAAACGGCACGCTCCAGTTAGGCGATTATGTCGTGGCTGGCCCTGTCTACGGCCGGGTAAGGTCGATGGTGAATTTCAAGGGAGAAAGGCTGAAAAAAGCTGAACCTTCAACGCCAGTACAGGTGACGGGTTTGTCTGGGGTACCTGAGGCCGGCGATCAGTTGAGGGTAGTGGATAGTGAACGGGTGGCACGGCAAATTGCTGAGGCTTGGCACGAGGAACGAAAACAAATTGAGTGGGCCAAGGCTGGTCGACTTAGCACCCAGGATCTTTTCGATCAGATGGGGAAAGGATCTGTCAAAGAGCTAAGCCTTATCGTAAAGGCCGATACCCAGGGTACGGCGGAAGCCCTTTCGCAAGCTTTGTCTAGACTGGGTAATGAGGAGGCTAGGGTAAAGGTTATCCATTCGGGCGTAGGTGCGGTTACTGAAACCGATGTCATGTTGGCATCTGCTTCGGGTGCCATGATCGTAGCTTTTGATGTCCGGCCGGACATGAATGCGTCTAAGGCTGCAGAGAAGGAAAAGGTAGAAATCCGAACTTACCGGATCATTTATGAGGCGCTGGATGAAGTCAAGAGCAAATTGTCTGGTCTTCTTGAGCCTCAACTTAAAGAGGTACACCTGGGCCGAGCTGAAGTTAGAGCTACTTTCCGGGTTCCCAAGGTCGGCGTGGTCGCCGGGGCTTACGTGGTGGAAGGCAAGCTACAGCACCATGCCAGAGCCCGTTTAATACGCAACGGGACCATAGTTCATGAGGGTCGTATAGCATCTTTGAAAAGGTTTAAAGATGATGTTAAGGAAGTGGCCCAAGGCTTTGAGTGTGGAGTAGGATTAAGCAATTTCGATGATATTAAAGAAGGAGATATAATAGAAGCATTTGTCATAGAAGAAATCAAGAGGGAGCTGTAGGGGGTGGCCCAGTTGTCTTCCCGCCGCGCTGACAGACTGGCTGAAGCTATAAAAAAGGAAGTAGCCCACATGCTTCAGGACGAGATCAAGGATCCACGCATTGGTTTTGCTTCGGTTACGCAGGTTACGGTGTCATCGGACTTGCGTTATGCTAAGATTTTTGTAAGCGTGTTGGGCGACGAAGAGGCTAAGAGAGATACTCAGGCGGGGTTGGAGAACGCTGCCGGCTATATCCGCAGAGAGCTCGGCCGCCGCATTGCGCTTCGGTATGTGCCCGAAATCTCCTTCAAGATTGATTCTTCTATTGAACATGGGGTCCATATATCCAAGCTTCTCAGTGAGGTTAAGAAGGAAGATAACTAGGTAAGTTATGAAAAACCCAATCCTACACCAGATAAGTGAAACGTTAAGCCGAAGCGAGACCATAGGGCTAACATCTCATGTTTTGCCTGACGGTGATTCTATTGGTTCCGTAGTAGGGCTGGAACTAGCACTAAAAAAGCTGGGCGTAAAGACTGAGGTTTTTTTGGCTGACCCTGTTCCCCAAACCTACCAATTTTTATTAGGTTCTAATGCGGCTCAGTCCAGGGTTTGGGCTGGCGTTCCTGATAACTTGCCGGAAGTAATCGTGGTTTTGGACTGCACCGACCTGTCACGCTTGGGAGAGGGAATGGCAGATAGAATCGCCGGCAAAACGTTAATTAATATCGATCACCACGTTAGTAACCAATACTTTGGTGCTTATAATTGGGTTGAACCTGGAGCTGCGGCCACCGGGGAAATGGTATATTCATTAGTCAAGCTCTTGGGGGTTGCTATTGATAGGGAGATAGCAACGGCACTGTTAACAGCCATAACCACTGACAGTGGGTTTTTCAGGTATGACAATACCAGGCCTCAGTCGCTGCGGGTAGGAGCGTGCTTGCTGGAAGCGGGCGCAGATTTGGCCATGATTCGCGAACATCTCTGGGAGAATAAGTCAGTTGTAAGTATGGAACTGTTAGGAAAAGCCTTGTCAACTTTGTCGCTAACTGACGATGGGCGAGTTGCATGGGTAGCGCTATCGGCGCCAACCTTGAAAGAACTAGGTGCTGATGGGGAACATTGCGAGGGCTTCGTTGATTATCCTAAATCCATCAAGGGAGTGGAGATAGGCATCTTTTTTCGAGAAATCGACAATTCCACTGTCAAAGTGGGCTTTCGGTCGAAAAGGTACGCCGATGTCAATCGTCTTGCTTCTATGTTTGGTGGCGGTGGCCACCCTCGAGCAGCCGGATGCACTATCCATGGTAGCCTGCCGGTGGTGATAAAGCAAGTAACTTCAGCGGCTCAAAAGTTATTGGATGAAGGTGCTGGCCATGGACGGCCTTAGCGGCCTCCTTCCGGTGATTAAGCCTCCAGGAATGACTTCTTTTGCCGTCATCCGGCAGGTAAAACGAATACTCAAGGGCGTACGCAAAGTAGGTCATGGTGGAACTTTGGACCCTGAGGCTTCAGGGGTATTGATTTTAGGCCTTGGCCGGGCAACTAGGGCTTTGGAGTATTGCCTTGGTCTGCACAAGACGTACCGGGCCGAAGTAATATTTGGACTGACTACTGATACCCAGGACTTGTCAGGTCG
This is a stretch of genomic DNA from Clostridia bacterium. It encodes these proteins:
- a CDS encoding aspartate-semialdehyde dehydrogenase; translated protein: MSLYNVAIVGTGAVGETMVQVLEERRFPVKHLKLLATSRSAGKQVLFQGEQHTVEATEQDSFRGIDIALFAGGKASQEFAHAAVEAGAVVIDNSSTFRLDPEVPLVVPEVNANDAKEHHGIIANPNCSTIIMVVPLKPIYDAVGISRVVVSTYQAVSGAGREAMVELWEQTQDVIFDRPFTPKAFPHQIAFNLIPHIDVFMENGYTKEEMKMVKETQKILHDPDIRISATTVRVPVLRSHSEAINIEINQDISLEEVRELLSQAPGVRVIDNPDQLSYPMPIDASGQDDILVGRLRKDISCSNGLVLWVVGDQLRKGAATNAIQIAELLIS
- the dapG gene encoding aspartate kinase — encoded protein: MPILVQKFGGTSSATPEARSQVLAKIIHGVETGHQVVVVVSAMGRSGDPYATDTLLALANSVTTAFPERELDLLLSCGEIIAAVLIAASLNEAGYQAQALTGSQAGIITDDNHGQARIMEVQPTRLRDLLARNIIPVVTGFQGATREGNVTTLGRGGSDITAAALGVALQAQAIEIYTDVDGVKTADPLLVKEAKTLPVVTYNEIVNLAYEGAKVIHPRAVEIASEGNIPVYIKSTFAPNNDPGTLVTNIPEISAYARIRGDRPITGITYVRNITQITLRREDNSGPQFLDCFRFLAEAKISIDFINLTPEWIAFTVANEVTSQAEQVLNRHGLRFRSRPNCAKVAAVGAGMTGLPGIMAGIVEALRNKGITVLQSADSYTTIWCLVDEGDLEAAVQALHDNFKLGE
- the dapA gene encoding 4-hydroxy-tetrahydrodipicolinate synthase; this translates as MKEAASKMKDFGRVITAMVTPFKRDQQQSVNYQAAQELAAYLVEHGSDGIVVSGTTGESPTLSAQEKLDLIKAVKEAVGQRAKIIAGTGSNSTSASIELTKKVEALDVDAVLLVVPYYNRPSQEGLYQHFASIARNTSLPCIIYNVPSRTGRNLEPKTLVRLAEVDNIVAVKEASGDLNQATELASLLPEDFLIYSGDDALTLPILSVGGYGVISVASHVAGVQIQKVISSYVSGRVKQAAQINSQLFPLYKVIFINTNPIPIKAAVNLIGIDVGIPRLPLVEASPQEIASIREVMVRLGLIS
- a CDS encoding ribosome maturation factor RimP, with the protein product MTEPLISNMGYELVDVEYAKEGKEWFLRFYVDSPSGITLDDCERLSYTLSELLDREDPVPHAYNLQVSSPGLERPLKKPSDFARFAGRMITLKTTQPLEGHRKWKGQIVSAHEEGIVLRTGDVEMEIPYGLISSARLAIY
- the nusA gene encoding transcription termination/antitermination protein NusA, with amino-acid sequence MNAEFIQALRDIERDKGIPADVLLEAVEAALMSAYKKNFGSSQNIRITMDRNSGEISVLAAKTVVDQVEDTNNQISLQEARTINPNYEPGDVVEIEVTPKAFGRIAAQTAKQVVVQRIREAERALVYEEFANREADIVTGVVRRYEMRNVYIDLGRAEAVMLPSDQIPSERYRQGERLKVYITEVKRTSKGPQILVSRTHPGLVKRLFELEVPEIRDGIVEIKAIAREPGARSKVAMASRDQLVDPVGTCVGHRGMRVQAIVNELRGEKIDVVRWDADPATYVANALSPAKVVSVRIDGDSKLAQVIVPDYQLSLAIGKEGQNARLAAKLTGWRIDIKSESKALEERQNEGEGDDV
- a CDS encoding YlxR family protein, coding for MSRSRRIPQRMCIGCRQRYNKRDLVRIVRTPEGAVVVDPTGKRSGRGAYLCLQEECLAKSLKAKILEKALMVPIAADTAEDLAKQIGELVKIKSKEGMKLPMK
- the infB gene encoding translation initiation factor IF-2, encoding MAKTRVYELGRELDLSTKEMMNLLHNLGITVKSHMSTLEEHEIELVRNRAGGRDQDALIQEKAEEKEKKGEKEAAGKSPGQPKVSTQDQQMKRVETRNPRALTTSVSKKPAKSEPLATLFHNKDFEHDEHEPAMPRRQRIRKRPSEERGFRKGKAHQKKLRAQVPIPTVRKKITLESDISVQELARAIGKTSSQVISKLMELGTMVTVTQIVDIDTAAVVASELGVEVEIKQRQNLLELTEEADDPSQLVPRPPVVTVMGHVDHGKTSLLDAIRQTNVTEEEPGGITQHIGAYQVEVQGKKITFIDTPGHEAFTAMRARGAQATDIAVLVVAADDGVMPQTVEAINHAKAAGVPIVVALNKIDKADAQPDRIKQQLSDYGLIPEEWGGDTVVVPVSAVYKTNIDQLLEMILLVADLAELRANPNRPARGVIIEAELDRRQGPVATVLIKNGTLQLGDYVVAGPVYGRVRSMVNFKGERLKKAEPSTPVQVTGLSGVPEAGDQLRVVDSERVARQIAEAWHEERKQIEWAKAGRLSTQDLFDQMGKGSVKELSLIVKADTQGTAEALSQALSRLGNEEARVKVIHSGVGAVTETDVMLASASGAMIVAFDVRPDMNASKAAEKEKVEIRTYRIIYEALDEVKSKLSGLLEPQLKEVHLGRAEVRATFRVPKVGVVAGAYVVEGKLQHHARARLIRNGTIVHEGRIASLKRFKDDVKEVAQGFECGVGLSNFDDIKEGDIIEAFVIEEIKREL
- the rbfA gene encoding 30S ribosome-binding factor RbfA — encoded protein: MSSRRADRLAEAIKKEVAHMLQDEIKDPRIGFASVTQVTVSSDLRYAKIFVSVLGDEEAKRDTQAGLENAAGYIRRELGRRIALRYVPEISFKIDSSIEHGVHISKLLSEVKKEDN
- a CDS encoding bifunctional oligoribonuclease/PAP phosphatase NrnA, which produces MKNPILHQISETLSRSETIGLTSHVLPDGDSIGSVVGLELALKKLGVKTEVFLADPVPQTYQFLLGSNAAQSRVWAGVPDNLPEVIVVLDCTDLSRLGEGMADRIAGKTLINIDHHVSNQYFGAYNWVEPGAAATGEMVYSLVKLLGVAIDREIATALLTAITTDSGFFRYDNTRPQSLRVGACLLEAGADLAMIREHLWENKSVVSMELLGKALSTLSLTDDGRVAWVALSAPTLKELGADGEHCEGFVDYPKSIKGVEIGIFFREIDNSTVKVGFRSKRYADVNRLASMFGGGGHPRAAGCTIHGSLPVVIKQVTSAAQKLLDEGAGHGRP